Proteins encoded by one window of Sorangium aterium:
- the mxcG gene encoding myxochelin non-ribosomal peptide synthetase MxcG — MVAPQDARWPLSAAQHGIWLGQQLDPASPVYNAGECVEICGPIDLATLEAAIRQAVSETETLHVRFTGEADGPRQRLDLSPDFPVHRVDVSAAPDAFAAAEAWMREDLARPVDLARGPLFTEALFTAGPDRLFWYQRAHHIALDGYGFSLIARRVAEIYTARAEGRSSESGAFGSLRRVVDEDLAYRASPDLERDRAFWTQRFADRPEPVSLGDEPAPASRACLRRTASLAPSTVDRLKDVARQAKATWPDVVVAATAAYVHRLTGAPEIVLGLPVMGRLGSVSLRIPSMVMNIVPLRVPIPEGASLSAVTRQVAAELAAIRPHLRYRYEQLRRDLKLIGGSRRLFGPVVNIMPFDYDLRFAGHRGIAHNIAAGPVEDLSFGIYARSDGRGPRLDLDANPACYGDEDLSAHQRRFLAFLEAVAAAPEQALDRAEIDLPRAAARAPGAHAAAAGRPGALLDGGPLPAPARPVVEQIALRAREQPDATALHHDLERVTYGELDLAARQLAARLAALGAGPDTLVAVLLPRSVGAITAILGALYAGAGYLPLDPDGPQPRTTAILDDAGPAIVVTTSQHAAKVGSDRAVHLVLLDEATRGAPARAPVQGAEEHLAYVIYTSGSTGRPNGVMIERGALAHFVAAATHRYDLRRDDRVLQFAPLHFDASVEEIFLTLCAGAALVLRTDEMLQSVPRLLDACERHRITILDLPTAFWHELAYGLSTGAASLPASVRTVIIGGEAALPERVERFRSAVGRRTRLLNTYGPTEATVVASAATLSGGDAPDDEHEAPIGTPLPGVRAAIVDTHAHGRLVSQGAVGELHLIGPGLARGYLGRPDLDAARFVVLDQLEGRPRAYRTGDLVLQRADGQMVFVGRVDDELKISGHRVDPLEIEAALLRHPSVREAAVIGHASAGGGKRLSAFLVAGDPAPSPAELRRHARSLLPAAAIPSAFVLTDRLPRTSSGKIDRKALREAPIAATAEPPAAATALERQVLQVWEQVLGVSGLSAHDDFFERGGQSLQTIQVANRLSVDLGREIPVAMVFRHPTVAALARALDEAQGAAAAQTSGGPPGAMLADAELPEDVVPRSLAWSGGRGRPRQVVLTGASGFVGAHLLHELLTQTDATVVCLVRAESEARAAERIRQALSKQRLPVDGIDARVLAVPADLTQPRLGLSAARFGQLAAECDAIYHNAAVVSLVRDYRSLRAANVIGTREALRLAAAARPKPLHHVSTLAVAPGIAASPEVAEAFVPPHPGLRDGYQQSKWAAERLVQQAAERGLPVAVYRLGRVVGAPGTGVVNEQDLVFRLLRAGIPAGVLPDLDVREVWTPVDYVARAIVRLSLTTLTAQATGAVVNVAPAPEVRLTELFDWARDYGYPVERRPVAAWRARLKDGADAADSATLAFFDLQSAPADGEATFGIGRVRCDNLERGLAGAGIACPPIDRALFYRYLDRCVEEGLLPPPSSAAQRAPRPS; from the coding sequence ATGGTCGCTCCTCAGGACGCGCGCTGGCCGCTGTCGGCCGCGCAACACGGTATCTGGCTAGGCCAGCAGCTCGACCCGGCGAGCCCTGTGTACAACGCGGGCGAGTGCGTCGAGATCTGCGGGCCCATCGATCTCGCCACCCTCGAGGCCGCGATACGCCAGGCCGTCTCCGAGACAGAGACGCTGCACGTGCGCTTCACGGGCGAGGCGGATGGACCGCGCCAGCGACTCGACCTGTCCCCTGACTTCCCTGTCCACCGCGTCGACGTCAGCGCGGCGCCGGACGCGTTCGCCGCGGCCGAGGCGTGGATGCGCGAGGATCTCGCGAGGCCTGTGGATCTCGCGCGCGGGCCCCTCTTCACGGAGGCGCTGTTCACGGCGGGGCCCGACAGGCTCTTCTGGTACCAGCGCGCGCACCACATCGCGCTGGACGGCTACGGCTTCTCGCTGATCGCGCGGCGCGTGGCCGAGATCTACACCGCGCGGGCCGAGGGCCGCTCGAGCGAGAGCGGCGCCTTCGGCTCGCTGCGCCGGGTCGTCGACGAGGATCTGGCCTACCGCGCCTCCCCCGATCTGGAGCGCGATCGCGCCTTCTGGACGCAGCGCTTCGCCGACCGGCCCGAGCCGGTGAGCCTCGGCGACGAGCCGGCGCCCGCGTCGCGCGCCTGCCTGCGCCGGACGGCCTCGCTCGCGCCGTCCACCGTCGACCGGCTGAAGGACGTGGCGCGCCAGGCGAAGGCGACGTGGCCGGACGTCGTGGTCGCCGCGACCGCGGCGTATGTGCACCGGCTCACCGGCGCGCCCGAGATCGTCCTGGGGCTGCCCGTGATGGGGCGCCTCGGCTCGGTGTCGCTGCGCATCCCGAGCATGGTCATGAACATCGTCCCGCTCCGGGTGCCGATCCCGGAGGGCGCGAGCTTGTCCGCGGTCACCCGGCAGGTCGCGGCCGAGCTCGCGGCCATCCGGCCCCACCTGCGTTATCGCTACGAGCAGCTCCGCCGGGATCTCAAGCTGATCGGCGGCAGCCGCCGGCTGTTCGGCCCGGTGGTCAACATCATGCCGTTCGATTACGACCTGCGCTTCGCGGGGCATCGCGGCATCGCGCACAACATCGCCGCAGGCCCGGTCGAGGATCTGTCGTTCGGCATCTACGCGAGGTCGGACGGGCGCGGGCCGCGGCTCGACCTCGACGCCAACCCGGCCTGCTACGGCGACGAGGACCTCTCGGCGCACCAGCGCCGGTTCCTCGCGTTCCTGGAGGCGGTCGCCGCCGCCCCCGAGCAGGCCCTCGATCGCGCCGAGATCGACCTCCCCCGCGCCGCGGCGCGCGCGCCGGGCGCGCACGCGGCCGCGGCCGGGCGGCCCGGCGCGCTGCTCGACGGGGGCCCGCTGCCCGCGCCGGCGCGCCCCGTCGTCGAGCAGATCGCCCTGCGCGCGCGCGAGCAGCCGGACGCGACCGCCCTCCACCACGACCTCGAGCGCGTGACCTACGGAGAGCTCGACCTCGCCGCCCGGCAGCTCGCCGCCCGGCTCGCCGCGCTCGGCGCCGGGCCCGACACGCTGGTCGCGGTGCTCCTGCCGCGCAGCGTCGGCGCCATCACCGCGATCCTCGGCGCGCTCTACGCCGGCGCAGGCTACCTCCCCCTCGATCCGGACGGGCCGCAGCCGAGGACCACGGCGATCCTCGACGACGCCGGGCCGGCGATCGTCGTCACGACGTCGCAGCACGCCGCGAAGGTGGGGAGCGATCGCGCGGTGCACCTCGTGCTCCTGGACGAGGCGACGCGCGGCGCGCCGGCGCGGGCGCCGGTCCAGGGCGCAGAGGAGCACCTGGCGTACGTGATCTACACGTCCGGCTCCACCGGCCGCCCGAACGGCGTCATGATCGAGCGCGGCGCGCTGGCGCACTTCGTTGCAGCCGCGACCCACCGCTACGATCTGCGCCGCGACGACCGGGTGCTGCAGTTCGCGCCGCTGCACTTCGACGCCAGCGTCGAGGAGATCTTCCTGACCCTGTGCGCGGGCGCCGCGCTGGTGCTGCGCACGGACGAGATGCTGCAGTCCGTGCCGCGGCTGCTCGACGCCTGCGAAAGGCACCGGATCACCATCCTGGATCTGCCGACCGCGTTCTGGCACGAGCTCGCCTACGGACTCTCCACAGGCGCGGCGTCGCTCCCCGCGAGCGTCCGCACCGTCATCATCGGCGGCGAGGCGGCGCTGCCCGAGCGCGTCGAGCGCTTCCGCAGCGCCGTCGGTCGGCGCACGCGGCTGCTCAACACCTACGGCCCCACCGAGGCGACCGTCGTCGCCTCGGCCGCCACGCTGAGCGGCGGCGACGCGCCGGACGATGAACACGAGGCGCCGATCGGCACGCCGCTGCCCGGCGTCCGCGCGGCCATCGTCGACACACACGCGCACGGCCGGCTGGTCTCGCAGGGCGCCGTGGGCGAGCTCCACCTCATCGGGCCCGGCCTGGCGCGGGGGTACCTCGGGCGGCCGGACCTCGACGCCGCGCGCTTCGTCGTCCTCGACCAGCTGGAGGGCCGCCCGCGCGCGTACCGCACCGGCGACCTGGTCCTCCAGCGGGCCGACGGGCAGATGGTCTTCGTCGGGCGCGTCGACGACGAGCTCAAGATCAGCGGCCATCGCGTCGATCCGCTCGAGATCGAGGCCGCGCTCCTGCGCCACCCTTCCGTGCGGGAGGCGGCCGTCATCGGGCACGCCTCGGCCGGCGGCGGCAAGCGCCTGTCCGCGTTCCTCGTCGCCGGGGACCCCGCCCCTTCGCCGGCCGAGCTCCGCAGGCACGCGCGCTCGCTGCTCCCCGCGGCCGCCATCCCCTCGGCCTTCGTGCTCACCGATCGGCTGCCGAGGACGAGCTCCGGCAAGATCGATCGCAAGGCGCTGCGCGAGGCGCCGATCGCCGCGACGGCGGAGCCGCCTGCCGCCGCGACGGCGCTCGAGCGGCAGGTGCTGCAGGTCTGGGAGCAGGTGCTCGGCGTGAGCGGCCTGTCGGCGCACGACGATTTCTTCGAGCGCGGCGGCCAGTCGCTGCAGACGATCCAGGTCGCCAACCGGCTCAGCGTCGATCTCGGGCGGGAGATCCCCGTCGCGATGGTCTTCCGCCACCCGACCGTCGCGGCGCTCGCGCGCGCCCTCGACGAGGCGCAGGGCGCGGCGGCGGCGCAGACGAGCGGCGGGCCCCCCGGCGCCATGCTGGCCGACGCCGAGCTCCCCGAGGACGTCGTCCCCCGATCGCTCGCGTGGTCCGGCGGCCGCGGTCGCCCGCGGCAGGTCGTGCTCACGGGCGCGAGCGGCTTCGTCGGCGCGCACCTGCTCCACGAGCTTCTGACACAGACCGACGCGACAGTGGTCTGCCTGGTGCGCGCCGAGAGCGAGGCGCGCGCCGCCGAGCGGATCCGGCAGGCGCTCTCGAAGCAGCGCCTGCCGGTCGACGGCATCGACGCGCGGGTGCTGGCCGTGCCCGCCGACCTGACGCAGCCCCGGCTCGGCCTGAGCGCAGCGCGGTTCGGCCAGCTCGCCGCGGAGTGCGACGCCATCTACCACAACGCCGCGGTGGTCAGCCTCGTGCGCGACTACCGCAGCCTGCGCGCCGCCAACGTGATCGGCACGCGCGAGGCGCTCCGCCTGGCCGCGGCGGCGCGGCCGAAGCCGTTGCACCACGTGTCGACGCTCGCCGTTGCCCCGGGCATCGCGGCGAGCCCCGAGGTCGCGGAGGCGTTCGTGCCGCCGCACCCCGGCCTGCGCGACGGCTACCAGCAGAGCAAGTGGGCGGCCGAGCGCCTCGTGCAGCAGGCCGCAGAGCGCGGGCTGCCGGTCGCCGTGTACCGCCTGGGCCGCGTCGTCGGCGCGCCCGGCACGGGCGTCGTCAACGAGCAGGACCTGGTCTTCCGGCTGCTGCGGGCCGGCATCCCGGCCGGCGTCCTGCCCGATCTCGACGTGCGGGAGGTGTGGACGCCCGTCGACTACGTGGCGCGCGCGATCGTGCGGCTCTCGCTCACCACGCTCACCGCGCAGGCCACGGGCGCCGTGGTCAACGTCGCCCCCGCGCCCGAGGTCCGGCTGACGGAGCTCTTCGACTGGGCGCGCGACTACGGCTATCCGGTCGAGCGCCGCCCGGTCGCGGCGTGGCGCGCGCGGCTCAAGGACGGCGCCGACGCCGCGGACAGCGCGACGCTCGCGTTCTTCGATCTGCAGTCGGCCCCGGCCGACGGAGAGGCGACCTTCGGCATCGGGCGCGTGCGCTGCGACAACCTGGAGCGCGGCCTCGCCGGCGCCGGCATCGCGTGCCCGCCGATCGATCGCGCGCTCTTCTACCGCTACCTCGATCGCTGCGTCGAGGAAGGCCTCCTGCCGCCCCCTTCCAGCGCGGCGCAGCGGGCGCCGCGACCCTCATGA
- a CDS encoding aminotransferase class III-fold pyridoxal phosphate-dependent enzyme codes for MTTQTIDTRDRKQGGGAPQGAAEGLRLDRSNALLAEARRLIPGVTQSLMKRPEMFALGSFPVYLEGGEGALVRDVDGNQYIDYICGLGANTLGHNHPAVVDAIRRRLDSGILHSLPTEVEVTATQDLVALTPGAEMARFFKTGADATSAAIRLARHVTGKEKVVTVGYNGWHDHFMFDTPGVPAVLREYTHRMPLMAEADEQPLLDLIASKGSELALVLLSLPYKRCVSAEYLRKVREACRAHGVLFVLDEVVTGFRLALGGAQQFYQIEADFVCLSKGIAAGMPLSAIAGPRQVMSRLSELQVSTTFGGEMLSLEVCRAALREYRETDYISKVAALGKRLREGINRRAEQGGFPLRVVGYDAIPFFLMAEDLAVHTKRMEPFVGAMARRGVLLRRDVNFLCGAHTEAQIDHTIDAAHDALIELASRGVIERGAGAKAQS; via the coding sequence ATGACCACACAGACGATCGACACACGGGACAGGAAGCAGGGAGGCGGCGCGCCGCAAGGCGCCGCGGAGGGGCTTCGCCTCGACCGCTCGAACGCGCTGCTCGCCGAGGCGCGAAGGCTCATCCCCGGCGTCACGCAGTCGCTCATGAAGCGGCCGGAGATGTTCGCGCTCGGCTCGTTCCCCGTGTACCTCGAGGGCGGCGAGGGCGCGCTGGTGCGCGACGTCGATGGCAACCAGTACATCGACTACATCTGCGGCCTCGGGGCGAACACGCTGGGGCACAACCACCCCGCGGTCGTCGACGCCATCCGGCGGCGGCTCGACAGCGGCATCCTTCACTCGCTGCCGACGGAGGTCGAGGTCACCGCCACGCAGGACCTCGTCGCGCTGACCCCGGGCGCCGAGATGGCCCGCTTCTTCAAGACCGGCGCGGACGCGACGTCCGCGGCCATCCGGCTCGCCCGCCACGTGACCGGCAAGGAGAAGGTCGTCACCGTCGGCTACAACGGCTGGCACGATCACTTCATGTTCGACACCCCCGGCGTCCCGGCGGTGCTGCGCGAGTACACACACCGCATGCCGCTCATGGCCGAGGCCGACGAGCAGCCGCTGCTCGATCTCATCGCGAGCAAGGGCTCGGAGCTCGCGCTCGTGCTGCTCTCGCTGCCCTACAAGCGGTGCGTCTCGGCGGAGTACCTGCGCAAGGTGCGCGAGGCGTGCCGCGCCCACGGCGTGCTGTTCGTCCTCGACGAGGTGGTCACCGGCTTCCGGCTCGCGCTCGGCGGCGCGCAGCAGTTCTACCAGATCGAGGCTGATTTCGTGTGCCTCTCCAAGGGCATCGCCGCGGGCATGCCGCTGTCGGCGATCGCCGGGCCGCGCCAGGTGATGAGCCGGCTCTCGGAGCTCCAGGTGTCGACGACGTTCGGCGGCGAGATGCTCTCGCTGGAGGTCTGCAGGGCGGCGCTGCGCGAGTACCGCGAGACCGACTACATCTCGAAGGTCGCCGCGCTCGGGAAGCGGCTGCGCGAGGGCATCAACCGGCGCGCAGAGCAGGGCGGCTTCCCGCTGCGCGTCGTGGGGTACGACGCGATCCCCTTCTTCCTCATGGCCGAGGATCTGGCCGTCCACACGAAGCGCATGGAGCCGTTCGTCGGCGCGATGGCGAGGCGCGGCGTCCTGCTGCGGCGCGACGTCAACTTCCTCTGCGGCGCGCACACCGAGGCGCAGATCGATCACACGATCGACGCGGCGCACGACGCGCTGATCGAGCTGGCGAGCCGCGGCGTCATCGAGCGCGGCGCGGGCGCGAAGGCCCAGAGCTGA
- a CDS encoding MFS transporter: MQNARSERTLLFLIAAVQFVNLLDFMVVMPLGPDFAVALGIPMSDIGLIGGSYTAAAAVSGVAGAFFLDRFDRRSALAVAMLGLVLGTAAGGLATGLPSLLAARVLAGAFGGPATSIAFSIVADAIPPQRRGKAMGVVMGAYSLAAVLGVPAGLELARRGGFQAPFFAVAALGLAVAGLALLLLPSMRGHLAGARARAEENALRELRALVGRPLVLLSYATTAAMTMASFLVIPNISAYVQHNLGYPRERLGLLYLVGGALTFVVMRTAGALIDRIGAFRTSLVGAATLVAVLYAGFHSYVPGLPVLVVFVAFMTGTAIRNISHSTLASKVPLPSERARFGSIQSAVDHLSSALAAFLAARMLHELPDRRLDGMDAVAALAIAFTLASSCLISLIERHLALGASSSAGAARALEGRG, encoded by the coding sequence GTGCAGAACGCTCGCTCCGAACGGACCCTCCTGTTCCTCATCGCCGCGGTCCAGTTCGTCAACCTGCTCGACTTCATGGTCGTCATGCCGCTCGGGCCGGACTTCGCTGTCGCGCTCGGCATCCCGATGTCCGACATCGGCCTGATCGGCGGCAGCTACACAGCGGCGGCGGCGGTCTCGGGGGTCGCCGGCGCGTTCTTCCTGGACCGCTTCGACCGGCGCAGCGCGCTCGCCGTCGCGATGCTCGGCCTCGTCCTCGGCACGGCCGCGGGCGGCCTCGCCACCGGCTTGCCGAGCCTCCTCGCGGCGCGCGTGCTCGCCGGCGCCTTCGGAGGGCCCGCGACCTCGATCGCCTTCTCCATCGTCGCGGACGCGATCCCGCCGCAGCGGCGCGGCAAGGCGATGGGCGTCGTGATGGGCGCCTACTCCCTGGCCGCGGTGCTCGGCGTGCCGGCCGGCCTCGAGCTCGCGCGGCGCGGCGGCTTCCAGGCGCCGTTCTTCGCCGTCGCGGCGCTCGGGCTCGCCGTCGCGGGGCTCGCCCTGCTGCTGCTCCCCTCGATGCGCGGCCACCTCGCCGGGGCGCGGGCGCGCGCCGAGGAAAACGCCCTGCGCGAGCTCCGCGCGCTCGTCGGCCGCCCGCTCGTGCTGCTCTCGTACGCGACGACGGCGGCCATGACGATGGCGTCGTTCCTCGTCATCCCGAACATCTCGGCCTACGTGCAGCACAACCTCGGCTATCCGCGCGAGCGGCTCGGACTGCTCTACCTCGTGGGCGGCGCGCTCACCTTCGTCGTGATGCGCACCGCGGGCGCGCTGATCGATCGCATCGGCGCGTTCCGCACGAGCCTGGTCGGGGCGGCGACGCTCGTGGCCGTCCTCTATGCCGGGTTCCACTCGTACGTGCCGGGGCTGCCCGTGCTCGTCGTCTTCGTCGCCTTCATGACGGGAACGGCGATCCGCAACATCTCCCACAGCACGCTCGCCTCGAAGGTGCCGCTCCCCTCCGAACGGGCGCGCTTCGGATCCATCCAGTCGGCCGTGGATCACCTCTCGTCGGCGCTCGCCGCGTTCCTCGCGGCCCGGATGCTGCACGAGCTCCCCGATCGGCGCCTCGACGGCATGGACGCCGTGGCCGCGCTGGCGATCGCGTTCACGCTCGCGTCGTCGTGCCTGATCTCCCTGATCGAGCGACACCTCGCCCTCGGGGCGTCGAGCAGCGCCGGCGCCGCGCGCGCGCTGGAGGGCCGCGGCTAG
- a CDS encoding trypsin-like serine protease encodes MASPSLVLRFAGCIGCLVAALVPRSVIAVLPAKASPALEAAAAPAAAALPLATGAPAPVIAGAARSVVAVAVSHHDPRSGERRVSLCSGALVEPNLVLTARHCISRNLTAAPRCDRSGKSHNGDHVGATIDPSEIAIYTGDHIDVSRDAARARAVTTLHGKERVLCDADIAYLVLDRPLTDVAPLRMREVGAIDPGDSVIAVGYGGGASNRLGVRAARGPRLVAAVGPRADPATGKVLGPREFEIEGATCAGDSGGPVIDADRGDVVGVTSRGAGCTAAGNHVYTRTDAFAALTAEARTAALAQR; translated from the coding sequence ATGGCGTCACCCTCTCTCGTCCTGCGTTTCGCAGGGTGCATTGGCTGTCTTGTCGCGGCCCTCGTCCCACGCAGCGTCATCGCCGTCCTCCCGGCCAAGGCCTCGCCCGCCCTGGAGGCGGCGGCCGCGCCCGCCGCGGCGGCTCTGCCCCTCGCGACCGGCGCGCCCGCGCCCGTCATCGCGGGCGCCGCGCGCTCCGTCGTCGCCGTGGCCGTATCGCACCACGATCCCAGGAGCGGCGAGCGACGCGTGAGCCTGTGCAGCGGCGCGCTCGTCGAGCCGAACCTCGTCTTGACGGCGCGTCACTGCATCTCGCGCAACCTGACAGCGGCCCCTCGCTGCGATCGCTCGGGCAAGTCGCACAACGGCGATCACGTCGGCGCAACCATCGATCCTTCCGAGATCGCCATTTACACAGGGGACCATATCGATGTCTCCCGCGACGCTGCGCGGGCGCGCGCCGTGACCACGCTGCACGGGAAAGAACGCGTCCTCTGCGACGCGGACATCGCCTATCTCGTGCTCGATCGGCCCCTCACCGACGTGGCGCCCCTGCGGATGCGCGAGGTCGGGGCGATCGATCCAGGCGACAGCGTGATCGCCGTCGGGTACGGCGGCGGAGCGTCCAACCGGCTCGGCGTCCGGGCCGCGCGCGGTCCGCGCCTCGTCGCCGCCGTCGGTCCCCGCGCCGATCCGGCGACCGGCAAGGTCCTCGGTCCGCGCGAGTTCGAGATCGAGGGGGCGACCTGCGCCGGCGACTCGGGAGGTCCGGTGATCGACGCCGACCGCGGCGACGTGGTGGGCGTCACCTCGCGAGGCGCGGGGTGCACCGCGGCCGGCAACCACGTTTATACGCGCACGGACGCCTTCGCCGCGCTGACGGCCGAGGCCCGCACAGCCGCGCTCGCACAGCGCTGA
- a CDS encoding OmpA family protein — MSLLDTTRGFLTPELISAATKGLGLSDESPTSVRAAAESSVPTLLAGMAQVASSEGGAAQLFRMITERDYEGLLGRAGPLRAEQAEELSHHGQSMIARLFGERASGMIELISRSSGAEQRCSTAMLGLVAPIVACVLGREVRSRGLTARGLSDLLSHQKQAFKDDPRAPAGLPGFLTPSIAASAPFVAAARERPRDAVSSAPPRMATSSTPLSSREGLLRNTQTREWLLPTLLAAAVLGGLWAFVRERRLDRAAAEPTHEAPIAAAPREDLAQPVAPPPQAEPPRAEAPTAAAPSDAPPSAPEIVEQLKITAGEMTLPGGKVLSVDEHGSEAEIARYLDAGAADGPKRFSMEGINFQFGTTELTEASRPKLDALATILDAYPSARVRIEGHTDSVGGAEGNKSLSLARAQAVRDELAARQIAPDRIEVAGMGADQPVAPNDSAGGRAQNRRIDVTVLSR, encoded by the coding sequence ATGTCGTTGCTGGACACGACCAGGGGCTTCTTGACGCCCGAGCTCATCTCGGCCGCAACGAAGGGGCTGGGCCTGAGCGATGAATCGCCGACGAGCGTGCGCGCCGCCGCGGAGAGCTCGGTGCCGACGCTGCTCGCCGGAATGGCTCAGGTCGCCTCTTCGGAGGGCGGCGCAGCGCAGCTGTTCAGGATGATCACGGAGCGGGACTACGAAGGCCTCCTCGGGAGAGCAGGGCCCCTCCGCGCCGAGCAGGCCGAGGAGCTTTCGCATCATGGGCAGTCGATGATCGCCCGCCTGTTCGGAGAGCGCGCGAGCGGGATGATCGAGCTCATCTCCCGCTCCTCCGGCGCGGAGCAGCGGTGCTCGACCGCGATGCTGGGCCTGGTCGCTCCGATCGTCGCGTGCGTGCTCGGCCGCGAGGTGAGGTCGAGAGGGCTGACCGCGCGGGGGCTGTCCGATCTGCTCTCCCATCAGAAGCAAGCCTTCAAGGACGATCCACGCGCCCCGGCGGGCCTCCCTGGCTTCCTCACTCCCTCGATCGCGGCGAGCGCTCCCTTCGTCGCGGCGGCGCGCGAACGGCCGCGCGACGCGGTGTCGTCGGCCCCGCCCCGAATGGCGACCTCTTCGACCCCGCTTTCCTCACGTGAAGGGCTCCTCCGCAACACGCAGACGCGAGAATGGCTGCTCCCGACCTTGCTGGCAGCGGCGGTGCTCGGAGGCCTCTGGGCGTTCGTCCGCGAACGAAGGCTGGACCGCGCCGCCGCCGAGCCCACGCACGAAGCCCCGATCGCGGCGGCTCCGAGGGAGGACCTCGCTCAGCCCGTCGCGCCGCCGCCGCAGGCCGAGCCGCCGCGCGCCGAAGCGCCCACGGCCGCCGCGCCCAGCGACGCGCCGCCCAGCGCGCCGGAGATCGTCGAGCAGCTCAAGATCACGGCCGGAGAGATGACGCTCCCGGGCGGCAAGGTCCTCTCCGTCGACGAGCACGGCTCCGAGGCGGAGATCGCGCGGTACCTCGACGCCGGAGCCGCGGATGGCCCCAAGCGCTTCTCGATGGAAGGCATCAACTTCCAGTTCGGGACCACGGAGCTGACCGAAGCGTCGCGACCGAAGCTCGACGCGCTGGCCACCATCCTCGACGCCTATCCCTCCGCGCGGGTGCGCATCGAAGGGCACACCGACTCCGTGGGCGGCGCCGAGGGGAACAAATCGCTCTCTCTGGCGCGAGCCCAGGCGGTGCGCGACGAGCTCGCCGCGCGGCAGATCGCTCCCGATCGCATCGAGGTGGCCGGGATGGGCGCCGATCAACCGGTGGCGCCGAACGACAGCGCCGGGGGACGCGCGCAGAACCGCCGGATCGACGTCACGGTCCTGAGCCGCTGA
- a CDS encoding alkaline phosphatase D family protein, which translates to MAFKSAVIGHTTQTTSRILAVFERPKARARLAFADDNGVRTLDVPINSAPPFGLATFELSGLSGERVRYGIVEHDAGDPLPTPADNLSINGSAFRTVANGPIRIGLVSCNDIDNHEFPKERRGAMWRALKALVDEGKVNLLVHAGDQIYGDGDPTGWSPSEGRTAAYRRHYAQTWSHPDVAAVLGSCPNIMMWDDHEIYDGWGSNNNDGTAQAVERYRAAEQAFKEFQMALSPRDRLSSSGFGWIAKYGDVAILAVDGRSQRSWKNGTILGKQQLDDLELRLNELAALDLRHLLVVVGTPVVYLPLAAAEALSSVFSKATLDDIRDGWAASNNQNECRRFLMSLMNFAGFSPGTQVTLLGGDIHVGTMAHIDTGLGFGKPRSRPRLYQVTASGIARPPPKGMFGMILSVLTNGGSQNLFNGDIKGSLREIAGSDHKYCVTHRNFAILDPSDGGDDWDKNNNLSVRFHVERDNGTVGVLEQVLPRVHT; encoded by the coding sequence ATGGCGTTCAAAAGCGCAGTCATCGGTCACACGACGCAGACAACCAGCAGGATCCTGGCCGTCTTCGAGAGGCCCAAGGCGAGAGCGAGGCTGGCGTTCGCGGACGACAACGGCGTTCGCACGCTCGACGTGCCGATCAACAGCGCGCCGCCCTTCGGGCTCGCCACGTTCGAGCTGAGCGGGCTGAGCGGCGAGAGGGTTCGCTACGGCATCGTGGAGCACGACGCAGGAGATCCGCTCCCTACACCCGCGGACAACCTGAGCATCAACGGCTCCGCCTTCCGCACCGTCGCGAACGGGCCGATCCGTATCGGCCTCGTGAGCTGCAACGACATCGACAATCACGAGTTTCCCAAGGAGCGGCGCGGGGCGATGTGGCGGGCGCTCAAGGCCCTCGTGGACGAAGGCAAGGTGAACCTCCTTGTCCACGCCGGAGACCAGATCTACGGCGACGGCGATCCCACGGGGTGGTCGCCCTCGGAGGGGCGCACCGCCGCGTACCGCAGGCACTACGCGCAGACGTGGTCGCACCCCGACGTGGCGGCGGTCCTCGGGAGCTGCCCGAACATCATGATGTGGGACGACCACGAGATCTACGATGGCTGGGGGTCGAACAACAACGACGGCACCGCGCAGGCCGTGGAGCGCTACAGGGCCGCGGAGCAGGCGTTCAAGGAGTTTCAGATGGCGCTGAGCCCAAGGGACCGCCTGAGCAGCTCGGGGTTCGGCTGGATCGCGAAGTATGGCGACGTCGCCATCCTCGCGGTCGATGGGCGGTCGCAGCGCTCGTGGAAGAACGGGACGATCCTCGGCAAGCAGCAGCTCGACGACCTCGAGCTCAGGCTCAACGAGCTCGCGGCGCTCGATCTCAGGCACCTCCTTGTCGTGGTCGGCACGCCGGTCGTCTACCTGCCGCTCGCGGCCGCCGAGGCGCTCTCGAGCGTGTTCAGCAAGGCCACACTCGACGATATCCGGGACGGCTGGGCGGCCTCCAACAACCAGAACGAATGCAGGCGCTTCCTGATGTCTCTCATGAATTTCGCCGGCTTCAGCCCTGGCACCCAGGTGACGCTCCTGGGCGGCGATATCCACGTGGGCACCATGGCGCACATCGACACGGGCCTCGGGTTCGGGAAGCCGCGCTCGCGGCCGCGCCTGTACCAGGTGACCGCATCCGGCATCGCGCGCCCACCTCCCAAGGGGATGTTCGGCATGATCCTCTCGGTGCTGACCAACGGCGGTAGTCAGAACCTGTTCAACGGAGACATCAAGGGATCCCTCCGGGAGATCGCGGGATCGGATCACAAGTACTGCGTCACCCACCGCAACTTTGCGATCCTCGATCCGAGCGACGGCGGAGATGACTGGGACAAGAACAACAACCTGTCGGTCCGCTTTCATGTAGAAAGGGACAACGGCACCGTCGGCGTCCTCGAGCAAGTGCTCCCGAGAGTGCACACGTAA